The following proteins come from a genomic window of Sesamum indicum cultivar Zhongzhi No. 13 linkage group LG10, S_indicum_v1.0, whole genome shotgun sequence:
- the LOC105172372 gene encoding putative protease Do-like 14 isoform X1, with amino-acid sequence MMHFLRKFSNKTSLIRAVALATAGSGIFCFTSSSDYNKSVLVSIPASFRDSLTWAWRTMEEKNPCTALIHSNNSPYGVLPLFFSRPDAGPDPSMSKGYGLDAGDSPKHSCSCLGRDTIANAAAKVGPAVVNLSVPQSFHGMTVGKSIGSGTIIDEDGTILTCAHVVVDFQGLRSSSKGKVEVTLQDGRSFEGTVVNADLHSDIAIVRIKSKTPLPTAKLGSSSKLRPGDWVVAMGCPLTLQNTITAGIVSCVDRKSSDLGLGGMQREYLQTDCAINQGNSGGPLVNVDGEVVGVNIMKVLGADGLNFAVPIDSVSKIVEHFKKNGRVVRPWLGLKMLDLNDMIVAHLKERNASFPDVSRGVLIPMVSPGSPADRAGFRPGDVVVEFGGRPIGSIKEVIDIMGDKIGKPFKAVVKRANNITVNLTVIPEEANPDM; translated from the exons ATGATGCATTTCTTG AGAAAGTTCTCAAACAAAACCTCTCTCATACGTGCTGTGGCTTTGGCTACGGCTGGGTCAGGGATATTTTGCTTCACCTCTTCCTCAGATTACA ATAAGTCAGTATTGGTTTCAATCCCGGCATCCTTCCGGGATTCCTTAACGTGGGCATGGAGAACTATGGAAGAGAAGAACCCTTGTACTGCACTTATTCACTCAAACAATTCACCGTATG GTGTTCTTCCACTGTTTTTTTCTAGACCTGATGCTGGTCCAGATCCCAGCATGAGTAAAGGATATGGACTGGATGCTGGAGATAGTCCCAAACATTCGTGCAGCTGTCTTGGCCGTGATACAATTGCAAATGCAGCGGCTAAGGTTGGTCCTGCTGTTGTCAATTTGTCAGTGCCACAAA GTTTTCATGGTATGACTGTGGGTAAAAGCATTGGATCAGGAACCATTATAGATGAGGATGGTACTATCTTGACTTGTGCTCATGTGGTGGTTGATTTTCAAGGCTTGAGGTCTTCATCTAAGGGAAAG GTTGAAGTGACTTTACAGGATGGTCGGTCATTTGAGGGCACAGTGGTGAATGCTGATCTACATTCTGATATAGCAATAGTTAGGATCAAATCTAAAACTCCACTTCCAACAGCAAAACTTGGGAGCTCAAGTAAGCTTCGGCCTGGCGATTGGGTGGTGGCTATGGGCTGTCCCCTTACCCTCCAGAATACCATCACAGCAGGTATTGTAAG TTGTGTTGACCGTAAAAGTAGTGACTTGGGTCTTGGAGGAATGCAAAGGGAGTATTTGCAGACTGATTGTGCAATAAATCAG GGTAATTCTGGTGGACCGCTTGTCAATGTTGATGGAGAAGTTGtaggtgtaaatataatgaaaGTGTTGGGGGCTGATGGGTTAAATTTCGCCGTCCCGATTGATTCTGTTTCAAAAATAGTAGAGCACTTCAAAAAGAATGG GAGAGTTGTCCGACCTTGGCTTGGTTTGAAAATGCTTGATCTCAATGACATGATTGTTGCACATCTAAAGGAAAGAAATGCTTCCTTTCCAGATGTCAGCAGAGGAGTTCTTATACCTATG GTATCACCAGGTTCCCCAGCTGATCGTGCTGGATTTCGTCCCGGAGATGTTGTAGTTGAATTTGGTGGGAGGCCTATTGGAAGTATTAAGGAG GTGATCGATATTATGGGGGATAAAATCGGAAAGCCTTTCAAGGCTGTAGTGAAAAGGGCAAACAACATAACTGTGAATTTGACTGTCATTCCTGAAGAAGCAAATCCAGATATGTGA
- the LOC105172374 gene encoding pentatricopeptide repeat-containing protein At4g22760, translating to MQLARLTSLLEKSLTTDQAKQTHCQIVVSGLNDLEPLLIRQTLNSAARYSPRTARYVKAILRRMQKPDVFATSFTIRYLSQHGQFREALSVYEQMHSSGLFPNTFAVSSALKACARILCKIGGLMIHGQVQKCGFCKVVFVQTALVDFYSKLGDMVIARKVFDEIRGKNVVSWNSILAGYVKYGDLAMAQSVFDEMPAKDVISWNSMVSGYARAKNMEQAYELFRRMPQRNSASWNAMITGYIECGKIELARSFFDAMPDRNNVSYITMISAYSKYGSVESAKELYDQMAEKDLLLYNAMIACFAQNYRAKEALQLFDEMLKPNVNVQPDKMTLASAISACSQLGDSKYGTWIETYMREWGIGMDDHLATSFIDLYAKCGNIDKAYELFKSLQKRDLVAYTAMILGYGINGRAKEAIELFEEMMDADIIPNLVTFTGILTAYNHVGLVEEGYRCFMSMQRHGLLPSQDHYAIVVDLLGRAGRLEEAHELIKNMPMEPHAGVWGALLLACSLHNNVELAEVAWKNCCELEPDSSGYHSLLANIYASAGRWDDAKRLRRSVEEKGLVKIPGSSWMECSESQQ from the coding sequence ATGCAACTTGCAAGATTGACATCTTTGCTCGAAAAATCTCTCACAACCGATCAGGCAAAGCAAACCCACTGCCAAATAGTAGTCAGCGGGCTTAACGATCTCGAGCCACTGTTGATTCGTCAGACCCTTAATTCTGCTGCCCGTTATTCTCCAAGAACTGCTCGTTACGTGAAAGCCATCCTCCGGCGTATGCAGAAGCCGGATGTTTTCGCCACGTCGTTTACAATCCGTTATCTCTCTCAACATGGGCAGTTTCGAGAAGCGCTCTCTGTGTACGAGCAAATGCACAGCTCGGGACTTTTTCCGAACACATTTGCTGTGTCGTCTGCCCTCAAGGCTTGTGCTAggattttatgtaaaataggTGGGTTAATGATTCATGGGCAAGTGCAAAAGTGTGGTTTTTGTAAGGTTGTTTTTGTTCAAACTGCTCTTGTGGATTTCTATTCGAAATTAGGCGATATGGTGATTGCGCGTaaggtgtttgatgaaattagaGGGAAAAATGTGGTATCTTGGAACTCGATACTAGCTGGGTACGTGAAGTATGGGGACTTGGCAATGGCGCAGAgtgtgtttgatgaaatgccaGCGAAAGACGTGATATCTTGGAATTCCATGGTTTCAGGATATGCAAGAGCCAAGAATATGGAGCAAGCGTATGAATTGTTTCGCCGTATGCCACAGAGGAATTCGGCTTCCTGGAATGCAATGATTACTGGTTACATAGAATGTGGGAAAATAGAATTAGCTCGCAGCTTTTTTGATGCAATGCCAGATAGGAATAATGTTTCTTATATCACGATGATTTCTGCATACTCAAAGTACGGGAGTGTGGAGTCTGCCAAAGAGCTCTATGATCAAATGGCTGAGAAAGATTTGCTTTTATACAACGCCATGATAGCATGCTTTGCTCAGAATTACCGGGCAAAAGAGGCATTGCAGTTGTTTGATGAGATGCTGAAGCCAAATGTTAATGTCCAGCCTGATAAAATGACATTGGCTAGTGCTATTTCTGCTTGCTCTCAACTGGGAGATTCGAAATATGGGACTTGGATTGAAACATACATGAGAGAGTGGGGGATTGGAATGGATGATCATTTGGCCACCTCTTTCATCGACTTGTATGCAAAGTGTGGAAATATCGATAAAGCTTATGAGCTGTTTAAAAGCCTCCAAAAGAGGGATTTAGTTGCTTATACTGCAATGATCCTGGGGTATGGTATAAATGGTAGAGCAAAGGAGGCAATTGAGCTATTTGAGGAGATGATGGATGCTGATATTATCCCAAACCTGGTTACTTTTACGGGGATATTGACTGCTTATAATCATGTTGGTTTGGTGGAAGAGGGCTACCGTTGCTTTATGTCCATGCAGAGGCATGGGCTTCTCCCATCACAAGATCATTATGCAATTGTGGTTGATCTTTTGGGTAGGGCTGGGCGATTAGAAGAGGCACATGAGTTGATTAAAAACATGCCAATGGAACCTCATGCTGGAGTATGGGGTGCATTGCTTCTTGCTTGCAGCTTGCATAACAATGTAGAACTTGCAGAGGTTGCTTGGAAGAATTGTTGTGAGCTAGAGCCTGATAGTAGTGGTTATCATTCTCTTCTCGCCAATATATATGCCTCTGCTGGGAGGTGGGATGATGCTAAAAGATTGAGGAGATCTGTTGAAGAGAAGGGTCTTGTCAAGATACCAGGGTCTAGTTGGATGGAGTGTTCTGAATCTCAGCAATAG
- the LOC105172372 gene encoding putative protease Do-like 14 isoform X2: MMHFLRKFSNKTSLIRAVALATAGSGIFCFTSSSDYNKSVLVSIPASFRDSLTWAWRTMEEKNPCTALIHSNNSPPDAGPDPSMSKGYGLDAGDSPKHSCSCLGRDTIANAAAKVGPAVVNLSVPQSFHGMTVGKSIGSGTIIDEDGTILTCAHVVVDFQGLRSSSKGKVEVTLQDGRSFEGTVVNADLHSDIAIVRIKSKTPLPTAKLGSSSKLRPGDWVVAMGCPLTLQNTITAGIVSCVDRKSSDLGLGGMQREYLQTDCAINQGNSGGPLVNVDGEVVGVNIMKVLGADGLNFAVPIDSVSKIVEHFKKNGRVVRPWLGLKMLDLNDMIVAHLKERNASFPDVSRGVLIPMVSPGSPADRAGFRPGDVVVEFGGRPIGSIKEVIDIMGDKIGKPFKAVVKRANNITVNLTVIPEEANPDM, from the exons ATGATGCATTTCTTG AGAAAGTTCTCAAACAAAACCTCTCTCATACGTGCTGTGGCTTTGGCTACGGCTGGGTCAGGGATATTTTGCTTCACCTCTTCCTCAGATTACA ATAAGTCAGTATTGGTTTCAATCCCGGCATCCTTCCGGGATTCCTTAACGTGGGCATGGAGAACTATGGAAGAGAAGAACCCTTGTACTGCACTTATTCACTCAAACAATTCACC ACCTGATGCTGGTCCAGATCCCAGCATGAGTAAAGGATATGGACTGGATGCTGGAGATAGTCCCAAACATTCGTGCAGCTGTCTTGGCCGTGATACAATTGCAAATGCAGCGGCTAAGGTTGGTCCTGCTGTTGTCAATTTGTCAGTGCCACAAA GTTTTCATGGTATGACTGTGGGTAAAAGCATTGGATCAGGAACCATTATAGATGAGGATGGTACTATCTTGACTTGTGCTCATGTGGTGGTTGATTTTCAAGGCTTGAGGTCTTCATCTAAGGGAAAG GTTGAAGTGACTTTACAGGATGGTCGGTCATTTGAGGGCACAGTGGTGAATGCTGATCTACATTCTGATATAGCAATAGTTAGGATCAAATCTAAAACTCCACTTCCAACAGCAAAACTTGGGAGCTCAAGTAAGCTTCGGCCTGGCGATTGGGTGGTGGCTATGGGCTGTCCCCTTACCCTCCAGAATACCATCACAGCAGGTATTGTAAG TTGTGTTGACCGTAAAAGTAGTGACTTGGGTCTTGGAGGAATGCAAAGGGAGTATTTGCAGACTGATTGTGCAATAAATCAG GGTAATTCTGGTGGACCGCTTGTCAATGTTGATGGAGAAGTTGtaggtgtaaatataatgaaaGTGTTGGGGGCTGATGGGTTAAATTTCGCCGTCCCGATTGATTCTGTTTCAAAAATAGTAGAGCACTTCAAAAAGAATGG GAGAGTTGTCCGACCTTGGCTTGGTTTGAAAATGCTTGATCTCAATGACATGATTGTTGCACATCTAAAGGAAAGAAATGCTTCCTTTCCAGATGTCAGCAGAGGAGTTCTTATACCTATG GTATCACCAGGTTCCCCAGCTGATCGTGCTGGATTTCGTCCCGGAGATGTTGTAGTTGAATTTGGTGGGAGGCCTATTGGAAGTATTAAGGAG GTGATCGATATTATGGGGGATAAAATCGGAAAGCCTTTCAAGGCTGTAGTGAAAAGGGCAAACAACATAACTGTGAATTTGACTGTCATTCCTGAAGAAGCAAATCCAGATATGTGA
- the LOC105172373 gene encoding kirola-like, producing the protein MGLLGKLTVQVEIKSEGDLFHQLFKHTPHHVSGMSPDIIQGCDLHQGNWGTVGSIICWSYTHDGKQKIARDIIEAIDEEKRSITLKVIEGDILEFFKSFTLGIHVDTNGQTHLVTWVLEYEKLHEDVEDPVSLIPLYIKLTKDIEAHHLNNI; encoded by the exons atggGTTTATTGGGCAAATTGACAGTCCAAGTTGAGATAAAATCAGAAGGAGACTTGTTTCATCAACTGTTTAAACACACTCCACATCATGTATCAGGCATGAGCCCTGATATAATCCAAGGTTGTGATCTTCATCAAGGAAATTGGGGCACTGTGGGATCTATTATCTGTTGGAGCTACACTCATG ATGGAAAACAAAAGATTGCGAGGGACATAATTGAAGCTATAGACGAGGAAAAAAGGTCGATAACGTTGAAAGTGATCGAAGGAGATATACTGGAGTTCTTCAAGAGCTTTACATTAGGAATTCATGTCGACACAAACGGCCAGACTCATCTAGTGACATGGGTCCTAGAGTACGAGAAACTACACGAGGACGTCGAGGATCCAGTCTCGCTCATCCCTCTTTACATCAAGCTCACAAAAGATATTGAAGCCCATCATCTTAACAATATCTAA
- the LOC105172372 gene encoding putative protease Do-like 14 isoform X3, producing MSKGYGLDAGDSPKHSCSCLGRDTIANAAAKVGPAVVNLSVPQSFHGMTVGKSIGSGTIIDEDGTILTCAHVVVDFQGLRSSSKGKVEVTLQDGRSFEGTVVNADLHSDIAIVRIKSKTPLPTAKLGSSSKLRPGDWVVAMGCPLTLQNTITAGIVSCVDRKSSDLGLGGMQREYLQTDCAINQGNSGGPLVNVDGEVVGVNIMKVLGADGLNFAVPIDSVSKIVEHFKKNGRVVRPWLGLKMLDLNDMIVAHLKERNASFPDVSRGVLIPMVSPGSPADRAGFRPGDVVVEFGGRPIGSIKEVIDIMGDKIGKPFKAVVKRANNITVNLTVIPEEANPDM from the exons ATGAGTAAAGGATATGGACTGGATGCTGGAGATAGTCCCAAACATTCGTGCAGCTGTCTTGGCCGTGATACAATTGCAAATGCAGCGGCTAAGGTTGGTCCTGCTGTTGTCAATTTGTCAGTGCCACAAA GTTTTCATGGTATGACTGTGGGTAAAAGCATTGGATCAGGAACCATTATAGATGAGGATGGTACTATCTTGACTTGTGCTCATGTGGTGGTTGATTTTCAAGGCTTGAGGTCTTCATCTAAGGGAAAG GTTGAAGTGACTTTACAGGATGGTCGGTCATTTGAGGGCACAGTGGTGAATGCTGATCTACATTCTGATATAGCAATAGTTAGGATCAAATCTAAAACTCCACTTCCAACAGCAAAACTTGGGAGCTCAAGTAAGCTTCGGCCTGGCGATTGGGTGGTGGCTATGGGCTGTCCCCTTACCCTCCAGAATACCATCACAGCAGGTATTGTAAG TTGTGTTGACCGTAAAAGTAGTGACTTGGGTCTTGGAGGAATGCAAAGGGAGTATTTGCAGACTGATTGTGCAATAAATCAG GGTAATTCTGGTGGACCGCTTGTCAATGTTGATGGAGAAGTTGtaggtgtaaatataatgaaaGTGTTGGGGGCTGATGGGTTAAATTTCGCCGTCCCGATTGATTCTGTTTCAAAAATAGTAGAGCACTTCAAAAAGAATGG GAGAGTTGTCCGACCTTGGCTTGGTTTGAAAATGCTTGATCTCAATGACATGATTGTTGCACATCTAAAGGAAAGAAATGCTTCCTTTCCAGATGTCAGCAGAGGAGTTCTTATACCTATG GTATCACCAGGTTCCCCAGCTGATCGTGCTGGATTTCGTCCCGGAGATGTTGTAGTTGAATTTGGTGGGAGGCCTATTGGAAGTATTAAGGAG GTGATCGATATTATGGGGGATAAAATCGGAAAGCCTTTCAAGGCTGTAGTGAAAAGGGCAAACAACATAACTGTGAATTTGACTGTCATTCCTGAAGAAGCAAATCCAGATATGTGA